The Humulus lupulus chromosome 4, drHumLupu1.1, whole genome shotgun sequence genome has a window encoding:
- the LOC133831574 gene encoding GTP-binding protein BRASSINAZOLE INSENSITIVE PALE GREEN 2, chloroplastic, whose protein sequence is MAVLLSATATKLSLKFSNNAGKRENPAPISSSFTGFSFCKNKHNKKALVVSCAVKIQASEKVHGKIRPRKGGGTAGSRVLSEGRDEDESYAPICPGCGVFMQDKDPNLPGFFQQREVVKSELSDGVEELEGELEVFAEIEEEEEADDDAEEEFLDEIEDEFEGSDVEEGELGSGDELDWDSDEWEAKLLGEEVNSLNLDGFTPPGVGYGNITEDFLKKVKKEKISKAEKKRKAREAVKEKEEVTVCARCHSLRNYGQVKNQAVENLIPDFDFDRLISTRLVKPSGNSNSTVVVMVVDCVDFDGSFPKRAAKSLFKALEGNKDDPKLKKRLPKLVLVATKVDLLPSQISPTRLDRWVRHRARAAGAPKLSGVYLVSSRKDLGVRNLLSFIKELAGPRGNVWVIGAQNAGKSTLINALAKKESAKVTKLTEAPVPGTTLGILRIGGILPAKAKLFDTPGLLHPYLVSMRLNREEQKMVEIRKELKARTYRMKARQTIHVGGLMRLDLVEASVQTIYVTIWASPNVSLHMGKIENAEETWKKHVGIRLQPPIGIERASEIGSWEGRDLKVSGTSWDTNSLDVSLAGLGWFSLGLKGEATLKLWTFDGIEITRREPLVLDRAPFLERPGFWLPKAISEALGNQSKLEAQQKKLQEEICA, encoded by the exons GATTTAGTTTTTGCAAAAACAAGCATAATAAGAAGGCATTAGTTGTTAGTTGTGCTGTAAAAATCCAAGCAAGTGAGAAAGTTCATGGAAAAATTAGACCAAGGAAAGGTGGTGGGACTGCTGGAAGTCGAGTTTTGAGTGAGGGAAGAGATGAGGATGAGAGCTATGCACCCATTTGTCCTGGTTGTGGGGTCTTTATGCAAGATAAGGACCCAAATCTTCCTGGGTTTTTTCAACAAAGGGAGGTAGTGAAATCAGAATTGTCAGATGGTGTGGAGGAGCTTGAGGGTGAGCTTGAGGTGTTTGCtgaaattgaagaagaagaagaagcagatGATGATGCAGAAGAAGAGTTTTTGGATGAAATTGAGGATGAATTTGAGGGAAGTGATGTGGAAGAAGGTGAATTGGGTAGTGGGGATGAGCTTGATTGGGATTCTGATGAATGGGAAGCTAAGTTATTAGGGGAGGAAGTGAATTCGTTGAACTTGGATGGATTTACTCCACCAGGGGTTGGTTATGGTAACATTACTGAGGATTTTTTGAAGAAGGTGAAGAAGGAGAAGATATCGAAAgcagagaagaagaggaaggctAGGGAAGCTGTTAAAGAGAAAGAGGAGGTTACAGTGTGTGCTAGGTGTCATTCTTTGAGAAATTATGGGCAGGTAAAGAACCAAGCAGTTGAAAACTTGATACCTGATTTTGATTTTGATAGGTTAATTTCTACCCGGCTGGTGAAACCATCTGGGAATTCCAATTCTACAGTTGTAGTTATGGTTGTTGATTGTGTAGATTTTGACGGTTCATTCCCAAAACGAGCTGCAAAATCATTGTTTAAAGCTTTAGAGGGGAACAAAGATGATCCAAAGCTTAAAAAAAGGTTACCAAAGCTTGTTCTTGTTGCTACAAAGGTTGATCTTCTGCCATCACAAATTTCGCCTACTAGGTTAGATAGATGGGTTAGGCATCGTGCTCGGGCTGCAGGGGCACCTAAACTAAGTGGGGTTTATCTGGTTAGCTCTCGCAAGGATTTGGGAGTGAGGAATTTGCTTTCCTTCATTAAAGAGTTGGCTGGCCCTCGAGGGAATGTGTGGGTTATAGGTGCTCAGAATGCAGGCAAGTCTACTTTAATAAATGCACTTGCAAAGAAAGAAAGTGCAAAAGTTACAAAACTAACAGAAGCTCCTGTTCCTGGGACAACTCTTGGGATCTTGAGAATAGGAGGAATTTTGCCTGCCAAGGCAAAGTTGTTTGATACTCCGGGACTTCTACATCCGTATTTGGTATCCATGAGATTGAACAGGGAGGAGCAGAAAATGGTTGAGATACGGAAGGAGCTAAAAGCTCGAACTTACAGGATGAAGGCAA GACAGACCATACATGTTGGTGGCTTAATGAGACTGGACCTTGTTGAAGCCTCTGTACAAACAATTTATGTAACCATTTGGGCATCACCAAACGTTTCTTTGCACATGGGAAAGATAGAAAATGCCGAAGAAACTTGGAAGAAACACGTTGGCATAAGGCTAcag CCTCCTATTGGCATTGAGCGTGCATCTGAGATAGGGAGCTGGGAAGGCAGAGACCTTAAAGTGTCTGGAACAAGCTGGGACACAAACAGCCTCGACGTTTCGCTGGCTGGCCTAGGCTGGTTCTCTTTGGGTCTCAAAGGTGAAGCAACCTTGAAACTATGGACATTCGATGGCATCGAAATAACTCGAAGAGAACCTTTGGTTCTTGACCGAGCACCATTCCTGGAAAGACCTGGTTTTTGGCTCCCCAAGGCTATTTCCGAGGCGTTGGGCAATCAATCTAAGCTTGAAGCTCAACAGAAAAAGCTTCAAGAGGAAATATGCGCTTGA